A stretch of the Esox lucius isolate fEsoLuc1 chromosome 2, fEsoLuc1.pri, whole genome shotgun sequence genome encodes the following:
- the LOC114841033 gene encoding high choriolytic enzyme 1-like has product MEQIPSVSLLLLLVGLSQASPVMKQVDGPEISMTKTILTINNGSRQFLLEGDIVTPTTRNAMICYSSGCFWRKGSNGKVEVPYIVSSEFSSNERHTIETAVKNINSKTCIRFVPRQNQADYLSYEPRDGCWSSLGRQGNQQVVSLQSGGCVTFGIVQHETLHALGFQHEQTRSDRDDYVVITWSNIDPDNSFNFDKTQTNNLNTPYDYGSVMHYDNTAFSINGQDTITPIPDPNVPIGQRVGLSSTDILKINRLYNC; this is encoded by the exons ATGGAACAaattccctctgtctccctcctactGCTGCTGGTGGGCCTCTCTCAGGCCAGCCCTGTGATGAAGCAGGTAGATGGACCAGAGATCAGCATGACTAAGACAATTCTCACCATTAACAACGGATCCAGGCAGTTTCTTCTGGAGGGGGACATTGTAACTCCAACAACCAGAAATGCCATGATTTGCTAcag TTCAGGGTGTTTCTGGAGGAAAGGCTCTAATGGAAAGGTTGAAGTTCCCTACATAGTGAGCAGTGAATTCTCCTCCAATGAGAGGCATACTATTGAGACTGCTGTCAAGAACATCAACTCCAAGACCTGCATTCGCTTCGTGCCTCGTCAGAATCAGGCTGACTACCTCAGCTATGAGCCTAGAGACGGGTGCTGGTCTTCTCTTGGAAGACAAGGAAACCAACAGGTTGTCTCCCTGCAAAGTGGCGGCTGCGTTACTTTCGGCATCGTTCAGCACGAGACTCTCCACGCTCTGGGCTTCCAGCACGAGCAAACCAGGAGCGACCGTGACGATTACGTCGTAATCACCTGGAGTAACATCGACCCTGACAACTCCTTCAACTTTGATAAAACACAAACCAACAACCTGAACACTCCCTATGACTACGGCTCTGTCATGCACTATGATAACACAGCCTTCTCCATCAATGGACAGGATACCATCACCCCCATCCCCGACCCCAACGTGCCCATCGGCCAGAGAGTGGGACTGTCCTCCACTGACATCCTGAAGATCAACAGACTCTACAACTGCTAA
- the ctsd gene encoding cathepsin D has product MKIFYLCLFAALALASDALIRIPLKKFRSIRRTLTDSGRAAEELLAGKEHTKYSNLGFPSSNGPTPETLKNYMDAQYYGEIGLGSPVQTFTVVFDTGSSNLWVPSIHCSFTDIACLLHHKYNGAKSSTYVKNGTAFAIQYGSGSLSGYLSQDTCTIGGLAIQKQVFGEAIKQPGVAFIAAKFDGILGMAYPRISVDGVVPPFDNLMSQKKVDQNVFSFYLNRNPTTEPGGELLLGGTDPSYYSGDFHYLNITRQAYWQIHMDGMAVGSQLTLCKGGCAAIVDTGTSLITGPAAEVRTLQKAIGAIPLIQGEYMVKCDKIPTMPVVTFNLGGKAFSLTADQYVLKETQAGKTICLSGFMGLDIPAPAGPLWILGDVFIGQYYTVFDRDSDRVGFAKSK; this is encoded by the exons ATGAAGATTTTTTACCTGTGTCTGTTCGCGGCACTTGCTTTGGCATCGGATGCACTCATCCG GATTCCATTGAAAAAATTCCGTTCCATCAGACGAACCTTGACTGACTCAGGGAGGGCAGCGGAAGAGCTGTTGGCTGGGAAAGAACACACTAAGTacagcaacctgggcttccccAGCAGCAATGGGCCCACTCCAGAAACACTAAAGAACTACATGGAT gctCAGTACTACGGTGAGATCGGCCTGGGCAGTCCGGTGCAGACGTTCACCGTGGTGTTTGACACGGGCTCCTCCAACCTATGGGTTCCGTCCATCCACTGCTCCTTCACTGACATCGCCTGCT TGCTTCACCATAAGTATAACGGTGCCAAGTCCAGCACGTACGTGAAGAACGGAACAGCGTTCGCCATCCAGTACGGTTCAGGCAGTCTGTCCGGTTACCTGAGCCAGGACACGTGCACG ATCGGCGGTCTGGCCATACAAAAGCAGGTGTTTGGAGAGGCCATCAAGCAGCCAGGCGTGGCCTTTATCGCCGCCAAATTTGATGGAATCCTGGGCATGGCGTACCCCCGGATCTCCGTGGACGGGGTCGTTCCGCCCTTCGACAACCTCATGAGCCAGAAGAAGGTGGACCAGAACGTGTTCTCTTTCTACCTCAACAG GAACCCGACCACAGAGCCCGGAGGGGAGCTGCTCCTGGGCGGAACCGACCCCAGCTACTACAGCGGAGACTTCCACTACCTCAACATCACCCGCCAGGCTTACTGGCAAATCCACATGGACGG GATGGCCGTGGGCAGCCAGCTCACCCTGTGCAAGGGAGGATGCGCCGCCATCGTCGACACCGGCACGTCCCTCATCACCGGCCCGGCGGCCGAGGTCCGGACCCTGCAGAAGGCCATCGGCGCCATTCCACTCATCCAGGGGGAG TACATGGTGAAGTGCGATAAGATCCCAACCATGCCAGTGGTCACTTTCAACCTGGGAGGAAAGGCCTTCAGCCTGACCGCGGACCAGTATGTACTCAAG GAGACCCAGGCTGGTAAGACCATTTGTCTGAGTGGCTTCATGGGTCTGGACATCCCGGCCCCCGCTGGGCCTCTGTGGATCCTGGGAGACGTCTTCATTGGCCAGTACTACACCGTGTTCGACCGTGACAGCGACCGGGTGGGCTTCGCCAAGTCCAAGTAG